The nucleotide window CGGCTTCCTCTTCACTTCCCACTTTCCCCTAAAACAGGGAAAAGCGAATACAGCCACACCCCATGCACCTCCGGATGAATACACTCCGGTGCGAAATAGATACTAAGCATTTGGGATGCTTTTAACTTTTAAGTATTCGCCTCCGGCTTCTCTGTATTCGCTTTATTTTCCGGGTTTTTCTTAACGCCTTGATCGGAAAGTTGTTTGCGGGTTGAAGCGCGAATACAAATTCACCCCTTTCTGTATTCGTTCGTTTTCCTCAATTTGGTCTTGTCCATTTTGTTAAGAAAAGGCGGTTGCGTGACCAGCCCAACATGAATGCGGAAATATAAATCACGATAATATATCCTCTGTACAGACAGCAATCTGTGCTATCGTAGAGCCGTAGCTTAAACAGCTGCCGGGCCTCCACTCTAAGTTCGATCCCCCCAAGCGAATAATTGTGGAGGCCTACATTCATCTCAGTTTTTGAACTGGCATCTGGGTTGAGTGAAAATGCAGTGAAAGCGTGCAAAACTCCTGGAAAGGTCATGACCCGTAAAAGGGCCTAAAACATCCCTCACGCCCCGTGAAAAATCCTTATAGAATAAGGTGGTATCGCATCAAAGCTACGCTTACTTTTATCTTGCAACGCGCCCCTCACTCCACGCCCTGCATCTCACACTAACTTCAGGAATACTACGCCTTTCCCATGCCCCGCACTAAAATAGCTTACGCCCCGCAACCAGATGTCACAAAACAAGAATAATGGTTGCAGATGATTTGGTCATTTGGGGCTATCTCTGCTTGCCAGGGGGTAGCAGACGGGTGACGTGTCGTCTGTTTTGATGGGGATGTTTCTTCGAAACTTAGGAGGAGATACATAAGAATGGCCCCGAAAGTCGGGGCCGGAATGAAGATCCGATCCAGGGTAGGGAAAAGGCTTTGTTTCCACCATGGTAAATATGAGTCTGCCAGTGCCTTTTGGTTGCACCAACATCCTTTTTAGGAAGTCCAAAATTCCGCCCAGACTTCTGAAAGTCATAAAATTCCGAGGTTGAGCCGTAAAGCGTGTTGCAGAATTTCAGGCGTGTTATGCATTTCGAGATTATAAGTCCTTCTTATTCATGCATGAATTTTATTGGATTCCTGTGTCTCGGGGTTTGGGATAAAATCCGATCATTGTATTTTGAATTTGACTTCAAATCTACCAGGGAAGGTGAAAAGTTGGACATCGGGAAGCGTCTGAAAGAAATCCGGTTAGCTAGAAATTTATCGCAGCGGGAGCTTGCAAAAAGAACAGGTGTCGCGAATGCAAGCATATCTCAAATAGAGTCTAACCATCTAAACCCAACAGTAGGCGCTCTGAAAAGAATTCTGGATGGCATCCCTATCAGCCTCTCCGAATTTTTCAGTGAGGGGGATATAGAGGATAAACAGATTTTCTTCGCAGCAGAAGAGCTCGCAGAAATCGGGGAGAGAGGCATATCCTTCCGACAAGTCGGCGCCAACCTGAACAACAGAGCTATCCAGTTTCTGCACGAAAAATACAAGCCTGGAGCGACAACCGGCAAAACGGCAATTAGTCATGAAGGGGAGGAGTGCGGTATGGTTTTGAAGGGCAAGATTCAGATCGAGGTTGGAGATCAAAAGAAAATATTGGGGCCAGGGGATGCTTATTATTTTTCCAGCAGCATGCCGCACAGGTTTAAGAACGTGGGTTCTGAAGAATGTGAAATAGTCAGCGCCTGCACTCCGCCGACATTCTGATTCTCAACGAAAGACCAGAATGTTTGCTATAGTGAACGCTTTCTGCTCGTCATTTATGTTTTTCAAGGGGTTATATTAGATAAAATAACGTCTTGTTTCGCTCGAGACAAATTTCCTACAGTTTCATGCAGTTGATATTTTATGTGTTAGGAAAA belongs to Emcibacter nanhaiensis and includes:
- a CDS encoding cupin domain-containing protein; protein product: MHFEIISPSYSCMNFIGFLCLGVWDKIRSLYFEFDFKSTREGEKLDIGKRLKEIRLARNLSQRELAKRTGVANASISQIESNHLNPTVGALKRILDGIPISLSEFFSEGDIEDKQIFFAAEELAEIGERGISFRQVGANLNNRAIQFLHEKYKPGATTGKTAISHEGEECGMVLKGKIQIEVGDQKKILGPGDAYYFSSSMPHRFKNVGSEECEIVSACTPPTF